One segment of Verrucomicrobiota bacterium DNA contains the following:
- a CDS encoding lamin tail domain-containing protein: MLWCAGLALALAGNRAEAEQVVISKIMFRPPAGLPAYIELCNHTSQPMDMAQWRLSGGVKFEFPAYSDGNPRATFLLPKERIVITEGHALKARTAYQIPAGVRIFGPWKGELAPEGDKLNLKDKNGLTLCTVSYGSGRHWPVSTRGAGHALVLKNPDGTVDDWRNWTASDLPGGAPGTELPRTNTVPTAPRLNEVHFKNRTTLDWIELYNPTPTKLSLDGMFLASQPAFADRVPLKGELAPGAVLAWKVAFKVGAQSVPVFLVGTSNVVVDGRAFTFSPFGDTYQAYPDGGQEWYLSKNHTRNDPNQPARNLDIVINEIMCEPPSVLTNAPQYVELYNRGKSTVNLSGWSFAEGIDFVFPRGTKIAPGGYLVGASNTNRMREIYGNIPVVGNFKGKLSHHGELLRLVDALGNLANEVDYHTGGDWPALAAGGGSSLELMNPWLDNRLASAWRDSDESRKSVMREYRGSAKYEQLNTMGGPTDYKELYFHLVGEGHLLLENVWLGKPGGTNFLVNTDRLSDDGRSAKGWLAQGTHADTFITNGQLHIIADGHGDNRPNRVELDALGLTKGEMCELRFNARWISGLPRLIASTWEHSLTASFLVDLPLNLGTPGKPNSRLVAQPPPQVDDLRHRPVVPRSKDDIQITARITAATTPVTVQLYHRLDTESGANAWTKLVMRDDGPASGGLAGSHWYTAILTNYHRSGAVVQFYVAATGPAGQTCLQPRAGSDRPALLIVDDQSIPRDLRNVRFIVSAYDADSMQRGNTAKYGYRYPRLSNHHLNATMIVNEEEIFYGGEIRNAGSPFCRAEGLQRPKFKLPGDQSYRGRRHYYFDNDPQGNNFHNEVCRYWLYLSGLPASESEVVRVKVNQNGPELFDDTETMGSEFLNRCFKHGSRGQLFRIDDEWWFTDDWTPQNRDADWQYKGTDNPGRYRTEWMKRTNEVEDDYTSLIRFFKLMSGDKYTQEEMEQVMDVEAVMKLAVVRGYTADYDNFTMDRGKNAFFYEKTDGRFMFLQWDSDLGFGDPNMHFYGERVRVWMEKPWNRRLFSYYLDQFEKSLKTNQRFRTWLELFRESGSKKFDVNQQFYLDFCNQRGGAVKNTLGSEWTAPLQITPLNATNTVTNATVTLTGTAPSAYFALQLVEAPKLRPAWKDQVKWEFRDLPVRPGENRFTVRGLSHTGEVLGEQKAVVQRLSDHPH, translated from the coding sequence TTGCTTTGGTGTGCCGGGCTGGCGTTGGCCTTGGCTGGAAACCGGGCGGAAGCCGAACAGGTGGTCATTTCCAAGATCATGTTTCGCCCGCCCGCCGGGTTGCCCGCCTATATTGAACTCTGCAACCACACCAGCCAGCCAATGGATATGGCCCAGTGGCGACTCTCTGGCGGTGTCAAATTCGAGTTTCCCGCGTACTCCGATGGCAATCCGCGCGCGACCTTTTTGCTTCCCAAAGAACGGATCGTGATCACGGAAGGGCACGCGCTCAAAGCCCGGACGGCCTACCAGATTCCCGCCGGGGTGCGCATCTTTGGACCGTGGAAAGGGGAGCTGGCACCCGAGGGGGACAAGCTCAATCTCAAGGACAAGAATGGCCTCACGTTGTGTACGGTCAGTTATGGCAGCGGTCGGCATTGGCCGGTCTCAACGCGCGGTGCCGGACATGCATTGGTGCTGAAAAATCCGGATGGCACCGTGGATGACTGGCGCAATTGGACCGCCAGCGACCTGCCGGGCGGAGCACCGGGAACGGAATTGCCGAGAACCAATACGGTGCCCACGGCCCCGCGCTTGAACGAAGTGCATTTTAAGAATCGGACCACCCTGGATTGGATTGAACTGTATAACCCCACGCCCACCAAACTTTCCCTGGACGGGATGTTTCTCGCCTCGCAACCGGCCTTCGCGGATCGGGTGCCGTTAAAAGGCGAGTTGGCTCCCGGCGCGGTCTTAGCTTGGAAGGTCGCTTTCAAGGTTGGCGCCCAGAGTGTCCCCGTATTTCTGGTCGGGACTTCCAATGTCGTGGTGGATGGCCGGGCCTTCACCTTTTCCCCTTTTGGCGATACCTATCAAGCCTATCCGGATGGCGGCCAGGAATGGTATTTATCCAAGAACCATACCCGCAACGACCCCAATCAACCCGCGCGCAATCTGGATATTGTCATCAACGAAATCATGTGTGAACCGCCTTCCGTGCTCACCAACGCGCCGCAGTATGTGGAACTATATAATCGCGGAAAATCCACTGTGAACCTTTCCGGCTGGTCGTTTGCGGAAGGCATTGATTTTGTATTCCCACGCGGCACAAAAATTGCGCCGGGCGGTTACCTGGTCGGCGCCTCAAACACCAACCGGATGCGGGAGATATACGGGAACATTCCGGTGGTGGGCAATTTCAAAGGCAAACTGAGCCATCACGGGGAACTCCTGCGCTTGGTGGACGCCTTGGGCAACCTCGCCAACGAGGTGGACTATCATACCGGCGGCGACTGGCCCGCGCTGGCGGCGGGCGGCGGCAGCAGCCTTGAACTGATGAATCCCTGGCTGGATAACCGGCTGGCCTCCGCCTGGCGGGACAGCGATGAAAGCCGCAAATCGGTCATGCGCGAATATCGCGGCTCGGCAAAATACGAACAACTGAATACGATGGGCGGGCCAACCGATTACAAGGAACTGTATTTCCACCTGGTGGGCGAGGGGCATCTGTTGCTCGAAAACGTCTGGCTGGGCAAACCCGGCGGCACCAATTTCCTGGTCAATACCGACCGGCTTTCGGATGACGGACGCAGTGCCAAAGGCTGGCTGGCGCAAGGCACCCATGCGGACACTTTTATTACCAACGGCCAGTTGCATATCATTGCCGATGGCCACGGCGATAACCGCCCCAACCGCGTGGAATTGGATGCGCTGGGTTTGACCAAGGGGGAAATGTGCGAATTGCGATTCAATGCGCGCTGGATTTCGGGGTTGCCCCGGCTGATTGCCTCCACGTGGGAGCACAGCCTTACCGCTTCGTTTCTGGTGGATCTGCCGTTGAATCTGGGTACCCCGGGCAAACCCAATTCCCGATTGGTGGCGCAACCGCCCCCGCAGGTGGACGACTTGCGACACCGCCCGGTGGTACCGCGTAGTAAAGACGATATCCAGATCACCGCGCGCATTACCGCCGCCACCACGCCCGTTACCGTTCAACTGTATCACCGGCTGGATACGGAATCAGGTGCCAATGCCTGGACCAAACTGGTCATGCGCGATGACGGACCGGCCAGCGGCGGCCTTGCGGGCAGCCACTGGTACACCGCCATCCTGACCAATTATCACCGATCGGGTGCCGTGGTGCAGTTTTACGTCGCTGCCACGGGACCAGCCGGGCAAACCTGTCTGCAACCTCGGGCCGGATCAGACCGCCCCGCGCTGCTGATCGTGGATGACCAATCCATCCCGCGCGATTTGCGGAACGTGCGCTTTATTGTCTCGGCGTATGATGCGGACTCGATGCAACGGGGAAATACCGCCAAATACGGGTATCGCTACCCGCGCCTGTCCAATCATCACCTCAATGCCACGATGATTGTGAACGAAGAGGAAATTTTTTACGGAGGCGAAATCCGCAATGCGGGCAGCCCGTTCTGCCGGGCCGAGGGACTGCAACGACCCAAATTCAAACTGCCGGGCGACCAGTCGTATCGCGGGCGACGCCATTATTATTTTGATAACGATCCCCAAGGGAACAATTTCCATAACGAGGTCTGCCGGTACTGGCTTTACCTGTCGGGCCTGCCAGCGTCGGAGAGCGAGGTGGTCCGGGTAAAAGTGAACCAGAATGGCCCGGAGCTGTTTGATGATACGGAGACCATGGGGTCTGAGTTTCTAAACCGTTGCTTCAAACACGGATCGCGCGGGCAACTTTTCCGGATTGATGATGAATGGTGGTTCACCGACGATTGGACGCCGCAAAATCGCGATGCCGATTGGCAATACAAAGGCACCGACAACCCCGGACGCTACCGCACCGAATGGATGAAGCGCACGAACGAGGTGGAAGATGATTACACCAGCCTGATCCGGTTCTTCAAACTGATGAGCGGCGATAAATATACCCAGGAGGAAATGGAGCAGGTCATGGATGTGGAGGCCGTCATGAAGCTGGCCGTCGTCCGCGGGTACACGGCCGATTATGACAACTTTACCATGGACCGCGGCAAGAATGCCTTCTTTTATGAGAAGACCGATGGCCGTTTCATGTTCCTCCAGTGGGATAGTGACCTGGGTTTCGGCGATCCCAACATGCATTTCTACGGGGAACGCGTGCGGGTCTGGATGGAAAAACCGTGGAACCGGCGGTTGTTCTCTTATTATCTGGACCAGTTTGAAAAAAGCCTGAAAACCAACCAGCGGTTTCGTACCTGGCTGGAACTATTCCGGGAAAGCGGGAGCAAGAAGTTCGACGTAAACCAGCAGTTCTATCTCGACTTTTGCAACCAACGGGGTGGAGCCGTCAAAAACACGCTGGGATCTGAGTGGACCGCCCCGCTGCAAATCACTCCCTTGAACGCCACCAACACTGTCACCAACGCCACGGTGACACTCACCGGAACAGCGCCATCCGCGTACTTTGCGCTGCAACTGGTGGAAGCGCCCAAACTGCGGCCGGCGTGGAAGGATCAGGTCAAATGGGAATTTCGCGATCTGCCGGTGCGACCGGGGGAAAACCGGTTTACGGTGCGAGGCTTGAGCCATACCGGCGAGGTGCTGGGTGAACAAAAGGCCGTGGTCCAGCGACTTTCCGACCATCCGCATTGA
- a CDS encoding type II secretion system protein, translating to MKLAFKLVRRLCRGNAFTLIELLVVIAIIAILAGLLLPALANAKRKAQQAECMSDLRQVGVAVCMYADDNEYLPGDVANKKGLWSGQVPYYVAGDLTHLSYFISTYMGYPAPTATKVIIKAFICPGNWKDSPDVSNDVNYYIMNPNVKDPTTGKQMEPFGYPGNATAIPAVANAAPMKMSAVEGLVSPTSAYYLAEPDQVGVTAATGWWADLPPKPVHGSVRNYLFFDGHVQAIRVGPPGQMSTNPVVK from the coding sequence ATGAAACTAGCATTCAAACTTGTCCGACGTCTCTGCCGGGGAAACGCTTTTACTTTGATTGAACTCCTGGTGGTGATTGCCATCATTGCCATTTTAGCGGGTCTGCTGCTGCCAGCGCTGGCTAACGCCAAACGCAAGGCTCAGCAGGCCGAGTGCATGTCGGATCTGCGCCAGGTGGGTGTGGCCGTGTGCATGTATGCGGATGATAATGAGTACTTGCCAGGCGATGTAGCGAACAAGAAGGGCCTTTGGAGCGGACAAGTCCCCTATTACGTTGCCGGGGACCTGACTCATCTCTCATACTTCATCTCCACCTACATGGGCTATCCCGCGCCCACCGCCACCAAGGTGATCATCAAAGCTTTTATTTGCCCTGGAAATTGGAAGGATTCACCTGACGTGAGCAACGACGTGAACTATTACATCATGAATCCCAATGTGAAGGACCCGACCACGGGCAAGCAAATGGAACCGTTCGGTTATCCCGGTAACGCCACGGCCATTCCGGCAGTCGCCAATGCCGCTCCCATGAAGATGTCCGCAGTTGAGGGGCTGGTCTCGCCCACCAGTGCCTACTACCTGGCTGAGCCGGATCAAGTAGGGGTTACCGCTGCCACCGGCTGGTGGGCGGATCTGCCTCCCAAACCGGTTCATGGCAGCGTGCGCAACTACTTGTTTTTTGACGGTCACGTGCAGGCGATACGAGTCGGCCCTCCCGGCCAGATGTCAACGAATCCGGTAGTGAAATAA
- a CDS encoding type II secretion system protein: protein MKRKILKRHAKQSLAFTLIELLVVIAIIAILAGLLLPALANAKRKATQAQCMSNMRQIGTAVRLYADDFEDYLPGQPTIGCGLLSGQQQWYTSGSKDCLSYYVGPYMGYPVPSGTRVFVAAFSCPGVLREAPDTYPLDIKHFYIINPTVNGVQIRAFGYPTNTTTGGGNYPSMKMAAVDAVYSASAMYYLAEPDQVGITNTANTWQDNIPANPVHGSVRNYLFFDGHVQAIRVGPPGQMAANPYTK from the coding sequence ATGAAACGAAAGATATTGAAGCGTCATGCCAAGCAGTCATTGGCTTTTACTTTGATTGAGTTGTTAGTGGTCATAGCGATCATCGCCATCCTCGCCGGCCTGTTATTGCCAGCTTTGGCCAACGCCAAACGCAAGGCCACGCAAGCACAATGCATGTCCAATATGCGACAAATAGGGACAGCTGTGCGGCTGTATGCTGATGATTTTGAGGATTACCTGCCTGGCCAGCCCACAATAGGCTGCGGACTTCTCAGCGGCCAACAGCAGTGGTACACCAGCGGATCAAAAGACTGTCTTTCCTATTACGTTGGCCCGTATATGGGTTACCCCGTACCTTCAGGCACCCGGGTATTCGTCGCAGCTTTCTCCTGTCCAGGCGTTCTGCGCGAGGCCCCCGATACGTATCCCCTCGACATTAAGCACTTTTACATTATTAACCCAACAGTCAACGGCGTACAAATTCGTGCGTTTGGTTACCCTACAAACACAACAACCGGGGGAGGAAATTACCCGTCCATGAAAATGGCAGCCGTGGATGCTGTGTATTCAGCGTCGGCCATGTATTATTTAGCTGAACCGGACCAAGTGGGAATCACCAACACCGCCAACACTTGGCAGGATAATATTCCGGCCAATCCTGTGCATGGCAGTGTGCGCAATTATCTTTTCTTTGATGGGCACGTGCAGGCGATCCGGGTAGGGCCACCGGGGCAGATGGCTGCCAATCCCTATACCAAATAA
- a CDS encoding c-type cytochrome domain-containing protein: protein MKTNWALFLGCAAITLTALAVSAAELPPPANKSGVTYATDIKPLFERSCVKCHNAEKAKAGVRLDALDQLLKSRKKVITPGQSETSKIVQCAAGVCKDKDQNMPPKGKADPFTKDEVGLLRAWIDQGAK from the coding sequence ATGAAAACAAATTGGGCTCTATTCCTGGGATGCGCGGCCATCACGCTGACCGCGTTGGCTGTGTCGGCTGCGGAACTCCCCCCGCCAGCGAACAAATCCGGGGTCACCTATGCCACGGACATTAAACCATTGTTCGAGCGTTCCTGCGTCAAATGCCATAATGCGGAGAAGGCCAAGGCGGGCGTGCGCCTGGATGCGCTGGACCAGCTTTTGAAGAGCCGCAAGAAGGTGATCACTCCGGGCCAGAGCGAGACCAGCAAAATCGTGCAATGCGCAGCCGGGGTGTGCAAAGATAAAGACCAGAACATGCCACCCAAAGGCAAGGCGGATCCGTTTACCAAAGACGAAGTGGGTCTCCTGCGCGCGTGGATTGATCAGGGCGCCAAATAA
- a CDS encoding corrinoid protein, with amino-acid sequence MQDVKPLYDAIVTGDAKAARSFTETAIAANWDPIRLVNEAMIPAMDEVGRRFGCNEYFVPELLLAARAMKGSLELIRPLLIASGVQPIGRVAIGTVKGDLHDIGKNLVAAMFEGGGFEVIDLGVNVPPEKFIEAVKNKNANIVAMSALLTTTMPSMKSTIDAFKQAGLRDQVKFLIGGAPITQKYADEIGADGYSDNAVGAVALAKKALGK; translated from the coding sequence ATGCAAGACGTAAAGCCATTATACGATGCCATTGTGACCGGCGACGCTAAGGCCGCCCGGAGTTTCACTGAAACTGCCATTGCCGCAAACTGGGACCCCATCCGACTCGTCAACGAGGCCATGATTCCCGCCATGGATGAAGTGGGACGCCGTTTCGGCTGCAACGAATATTTCGTGCCGGAATTGTTGCTTGCCGCCCGCGCGATGAAGGGCTCGCTGGAGCTGATCCGCCCGCTCCTGATCGCCAGCGGTGTCCAACCGATTGGCCGCGTGGCCATCGGCACCGTCAAAGGTGACCTGCATGACATCGGCAAGAATCTCGTGGCCGCCATGTTCGAGGGCGGCGGCTTTGAGGTCATTGATCTCGGCGTGAATGTGCCGCCCGAAAAATTCATTGAGGCGGTCAAAAACAAAAACGCCAATATCGTCGCCATGTCCGCGTTGCTGACCACCACCATGCCGTCCATGAAGAGCACTATTGACGCCTTCAAACAGGCCGGCCTGCGCGACCAGGTGAAGTTTCTGATCGGCGGCGCGCCCATCACGCAAAAGTACGCGGATGAAATCGGCGCCGACGGCTACAGCGACAACGCGGTGGGCGCGGTGGCGCTGGCCAAGAAAGCGCTTGGTAAATAA
- a CDS encoding PQQ-binding-like beta-propeller repeat protein codes for MANPAADKLVRWLPVGILVTGGVILLFGLHANRHGLSERAPGADLVETTNGPAGIGKWEGKVVTGTGVASKLAGEWPRFRGLQGNGISPESTPLLKAWPAGGPKQLWKVDVGEGFAAAAVSKGRVYVMDYDRANQSDALRCLSLDDGAEIWRYTYPSKVKRNHGMSRTIPFVADQYLIALSPKCQVLCADPVRGELKWKMDLVREFNVEVPPWYAGQNPFVENNRLILGTGGDALLVAVDCLTGKVLWKSPNPNKWQMTHSSIATLEFAGRKQYVYCGSGGVAGVSADDGTILWEYLDWKISIANIATPVPVGDGRIFFCGGYNAGSAMIQLKEQAGKITVETLFRLKPAIFGSTQQTPILHKKHLFGVRPDGQLVCLDLNGKSVWESGPTRRFGSAPYLIAQDMIYVLDDDGTLTLVEAALDGYKELVRAKVLEGPDAWGPIALAGGRLIVRDNNKMACLDVGAK; via the coding sequence ATGGCTAATCCAGCCGCTGATAAACTGGTCCGTTGGCTGCCGGTGGGCATACTGGTCACCGGCGGTGTAATTTTATTGTTCGGTCTTCACGCCAACCGGCACGGTTTGAGCGAACGGGCGCCGGGTGCCGACTTGGTGGAAACCACGAACGGCCCGGCTGGTATCGGAAAATGGGAGGGCAAAGTCGTCACGGGTACCGGTGTCGCCTCCAAGCTGGCCGGCGAGTGGCCACGGTTTCGCGGTCTCCAAGGGAATGGTATAAGTCCCGAGTCCACCCCGCTCCTAAAAGCCTGGCCTGCCGGTGGCCCCAAGCAACTGTGGAAAGTGGACGTGGGTGAAGGGTTCGCGGCAGCAGCGGTTTCAAAGGGCCGGGTGTACGTCATGGATTACGACCGGGCCAACCAGTCCGATGCCTTGCGCTGTCTCTCCCTGGATGATGGCGCGGAAATCTGGCGCTACACGTATCCCTCAAAGGTCAAGCGCAACCATGGCATGTCGCGCACCATCCCCTTTGTGGCGGACCAATACCTCATCGCGCTGAGCCCCAAATGCCAGGTGCTCTGCGCCGATCCGGTGCGTGGGGAACTGAAATGGAAAATGGATTTGGTCCGGGAATTCAATGTGGAGGTCCCGCCTTGGTACGCCGGCCAGAATCCGTTCGTGGAAAATAACCGGCTTATTTTGGGCACCGGCGGAGACGCCTTGCTGGTGGCGGTGGATTGCCTTACCGGCAAAGTCCTCTGGAAATCGCCCAACCCAAACAAATGGCAGATGACCCATTCCTCGATCGCAACGCTGGAGTTCGCCGGGCGCAAGCAGTACGTGTATTGCGGCAGCGGTGGCGTGGCGGGTGTCTCGGCGGACGATGGCACGATCCTTTGGGAATACCTGGATTGGAAAATCAGCATCGCCAATATTGCCACGCCGGTGCCGGTCGGAGACGGACGCATCTTCTTTTGCGGCGGTTATAATGCCGGCAGCGCGATGATTCAGCTCAAGGAGCAGGCGGGAAAAATTACTGTGGAAACGTTGTTCCGCCTCAAGCCCGCGATTTTTGGTTCCACCCAGCAGACCCCGATTCTCCACAAAAAGCACCTTTTTGGCGTGCGCCCGGATGGACAATTGGTGTGTCTCGATTTGAATGGCAAATCGGTTTGGGAAAGCGGCCCCACCCGTCGGTTTGGCAGTGCTCCGTATCTGATCGCCCAGGATATGATTTACGTGCTGGACGATGACGGCACGCTCACGTTGGTTGAAGCCGCGCTGGATGGTTACAAGGAACTGGTCCGCGCCAAGGTGCTCGAAGGACCGGATGCCTGGGGGCCTATCGCCCTGGCAGGCGGACGGTTGATTGTCCGTGACAACAATAAAATGGCCTGTCTGGACGTTGGGGCGAAGTGA
- a CDS encoding DUF433 domain-containing protein, translated as MDYRKIITIEPDKRGGRPCIRGMRITVYDVLGWLAAGMSVPEVLREYPELTQEDVVAALSFAADREHNLIGPAA; from the coding sequence ATGGATTATCGAAAGATTATTACCATCGAACCGGATAAGCGTGGCGGGCGCCCATGCATCCGAGGTATGCGGATTACCGTCTATGATGTTCTGGGCTGGTTGGCGGCCGGCATGTCGGTTCCGGAGGTTTTACGAGAGTATCCGGAGCTTACGCAGGAGGATGTAGTGGCGGCACTGTCTTTTGCCGCAGATCGCGAGCATAATTTGATCGGTCCCGCCGCGTGA
- a CDS encoding Gfo/Idh/MocA family oxidoreductase — protein MKKLNVAVIGCGFMGRTHTNAHRKVWNFFDLEYQPVLKAICDFNGEKAMAFAERWGFESFETDYHKLLARKDIDLVDICLPNNLHAEVAIAAAKAGKMIICEKPLARNGKEAETMVKAVEKAGVPNLISFNYRRIPAVTLAKQLIDEGRLGKIFHYRAKFLQDWTISKDVPQGGDALWRLDVKAAGSGVTGDLLAHCIDTALWLNGSIDKVTAMTETFVKERMHQLTGKMEKVGIDDACAFLARFSNGSLATFESTRYARGHKALNTFEINGEFGSIAWDLHDPHRLQWFSHKDESKLRGWRSIHVTDHGGEHPYMDKWWVPGLIIGFEHSFVHQLADFLQGVASGKPASPTFKEALETQYVCDAVLKSAKTDRWEKVKKVK, from the coding sequence ATGAAAAAACTCAACGTAGCAGTCATCGGGTGCGGCTTCATGGGCCGCACGCACACCAACGCGCATCGCAAAGTCTGGAACTTCTTCGACCTGGAATATCAGCCGGTCTTGAAGGCGATTTGCGATTTCAATGGGGAAAAGGCTATGGCTTTTGCGGAACGCTGGGGTTTTGAATCGTTCGAGACCGATTATCACAAACTCCTGGCGCGCAAGGACATTGATCTGGTGGACATCTGCCTGCCCAACAACCTGCACGCCGAAGTCGCCATTGCCGCCGCCAAGGCCGGCAAGATGATCATCTGCGAAAAACCGCTGGCCCGGAACGGCAAGGAAGCGGAAACGATGGTCAAAGCCGTCGAAAAGGCGGGCGTGCCCAATCTGATATCGTTCAATTATCGGCGCATCCCGGCGGTCACGCTGGCCAAGCAACTGATTGATGAGGGACGCCTCGGGAAAATCTTCCATTACCGCGCCAAATTCCTCCAGGACTGGACCATCTCCAAGGATGTGCCGCAGGGTGGCGATGCGCTCTGGCGGCTGGATGTGAAAGCGGCGGGCAGCGGCGTCACCGGCGATTTGCTGGCCCACTGCATTGATACCGCGCTGTGGCTGAATGGCAGCATAGATAAGGTCACCGCCATGACGGAAACCTTCGTCAAAGAGCGCATGCACCAACTTACTGGCAAGATGGAGAAGGTGGGCATTGATGATGCCTGCGCGTTTCTGGCCCGGTTCAGCAACGGCTCGCTGGCCACGTTTGAATCCACGCGTTACGCGCGCGGACACAAGGCGCTCAACACCTTTGAAATCAACGGCGAATTTGGCTCCATCGCCTGGGATTTGCACGACCCGCACCGCCTGCAATGGTTCAGTCACAAGGACGAGAGCAAGCTGCGCGGCTGGCGGTCCATCCACGTCACCGATCATGGCGGCGAGCATCCGTACATGGACAAGTGGTGGGTCCCTGGCCTGATCATCGGCTTCGAGCACAGCTTTGTGCATCAACTGGCGGATTTCCTGCAAGGCGTGGCCAGCGGCAAACCGGCCAGCCCCACCTTTAAAGAGGCGCTGGAAACCCAATATGTCTGCGACGCCGTGCTCAAGTCCGCCAAGACCGATCGTTGGGAAAAGGTGAAGAAAGTAAAATAA
- a CDS encoding homocysteine S-methyltransferase family protein, whose protein sequence is MHPVLDSLLAQGPVLTDGAWGTQLQARGLAVGDFPDAWNLSRPDKVGEVAKAYVDAGSRVILTNTFGANAIRLGENQLADKMAEINRRGVEISKQAAAGKALVFASIGPTGKLLMSGEITEEELLKAFAEQAAAMAEGGADALVVETMGDLLEAQTAVIAAKRTGLPVVACMVYDAGKDKDRTMMGVTPEQAAKGLAEAGADVIGANCGQGIAGFVAICRRLKAATDKPIWIKANAGLPEMVDGKTIYRTTPAEFISYLPALMQAGAAFVGGCCGTSPDFIRAARQQLNAR, encoded by the coding sequence ATGCATCCAGTGCTTGACTCGCTGCTCGCCCAAGGCCCCGTGCTTACTGACGGTGCATGGGGTACCCAATTACAGGCTCGCGGACTCGCCGTGGGCGATTTTCCGGACGCTTGGAATTTATCCCGCCCGGACAAGGTGGGCGAAGTTGCCAAGGCGTATGTGGACGCCGGCAGCCGGGTCATTCTGACCAACACCTTTGGCGCGAATGCCATCCGGCTCGGTGAAAATCAACTGGCGGATAAAATGGCGGAGATCAACCGGCGCGGCGTGGAAATCTCCAAACAAGCCGCCGCTGGCAAAGCCCTGGTGTTTGCCTCGATCGGGCCGACCGGCAAGCTGCTGATGAGCGGGGAAATTACCGAAGAGGAATTGCTGAAAGCCTTTGCGGAACAAGCCGCAGCCATGGCCGAGGGGGGCGCGGACGCTCTGGTGGTGGAAACCATGGGTGATCTTCTGGAAGCTCAAACCGCCGTTATTGCTGCGAAGCGCACCGGGCTGCCGGTGGTAGCGTGCATGGTCTATGATGCCGGCAAAGACAAGGATCGCACGATGATGGGCGTCACGCCCGAACAAGCCGCCAAGGGTTTGGCGGAGGCGGGTGCGGATGTCATTGGCGCGAATTGTGGTCAGGGAATTGCCGGGTTTGTGGCCATCTGCCGCCGCTTGAAAGCCGCAACGGACAAACCCATTTGGATCAAAGCCAATGCCGGTCTGCCGGAAATGGTGGACGGCAAAACCATATATCGCACCACGCCCGCCGAGTTTATTTCGTATCTACCCGCCTTGATGCAGGCCGGTGCCGCGTTTGTTGGCGGCTGCTGCGGGACCAGTCCGGACTTCATCCGTGCGGCCCGCCAGCAACTCAACGCCCGATGA
- a CDS encoding GDSL-type esterase/lipase family protein, whose amino-acid sequence MSLNNENAKKEGDAIQLIFDGDSITDFWAGRGKAIWTERYGNYHAFNFGIASDRTEHVLWRLSQGQVDGLHPKLIVLLIGANNVFANPPEQIAEGVKAIVADYRKRCPNSSILLQGIFPSGASSTSPRRAPTKTVNDIICKLADGKKVIYIDFGEKFLSPDGSLSAEIMPDFLHPSTKGYQIWADAIQPIIDQQLGAK is encoded by the coding sequence GTGTCGCTCAACAACGAAAACGCCAAAAAGGAGGGTGACGCCATCCAGCTTATTTTCGACGGTGACTCCATTACCGATTTCTGGGCAGGTAGGGGAAAGGCGATCTGGACTGAACGGTATGGTAACTATCACGCTTTCAATTTCGGCATTGCCTCAGACCGCACAGAACACGTTCTCTGGCGGCTTTCGCAGGGCCAGGTGGATGGCCTTCATCCCAAGCTGATCGTCCTCTTGATCGGAGCGAACAATGTTTTCGCCAACCCCCCCGAGCAAATTGCGGAAGGTGTGAAAGCGATTGTTGCGGATTACCGAAAGCGGTGCCCCAACAGCTCGATTCTCCTCCAGGGCATCTTTCCAAGTGGTGCCAGTTCCACGAGTCCCCGCCGCGCTCCGACTAAAACGGTCAACGATATTATCTGCAAATTGGCCGATGGCAAAAAAGTGATTTATATTGATTTTGGCGAGAAATTCCTGAGTCCCGACGGCTCACTGAGCGCGGAAATCATGCCCGACTTCCTGCACCCTTCGACCAAGGGTTATCAGATCTGGGCGGACGCGATCCAGCCAATCATTGATCAACAGCTTGGGGCGAAATAG